In Silene latifolia isolate original U9 population chromosome X, ASM4854445v1, whole genome shotgun sequence, the following proteins share a genomic window:
- the LOC141620088 gene encoding uncharacterized protein LOC141620088, which yields MSCVSSPTYSLTLNGNSFGFFKGKRGLRQGDPLSPLLFTICMDYLSRILNVTGQQADFRFHLLCGHLRLNHLLFADDLLLFSKGTDTSIMWLLRAFATFSAASGLSLNKEKTEIYFNGVQPQTVDAILQVSGFKKGSLPFKYLGVPISSKKLTKTEGRKLMDKITTRIRSWGANHLSYAGLIVCVGMFCGGGKDSYLRAPAVSWDKCCLPKSEGGLGIKHSKNWNKALLGNWSWKKIAHLMSIFRPAYSDDCGMGKQLDYTVNEGYNWLRGSNPEVSWWRVFWNSMNVPKTSFIYWAVVLGRLLTKDRLVRMGGASDLSCFLCHSHDESHDHLFFDCLYSNRCVQLLQQKLQFYFDPRGLVNWNRRRRRNSLLMRRITCACYIQLVYLIWQERNKARLYFKVTHPGIIVKQGIQSVCTRFRTRNKAAITRDDEVWLRHLTQ from the exons ATGAGTTGTGTCTCCTCTCCTACCTATTCCTTGACTCTTAATGGGAATTCATTTGGTTTTTTCAAAGGCAAACGTGGGCTTAGACAGGGTGATCCTCTATCTCCACTCCTCTTTACTATTTGTATGGATTACCTCTCCAGGATCCTCAATGTTACAGGGCAACAAGCTGACTTTAGATTCCACCTACTGTGTGGACATTTGAGACTGAATCATCTTTTATTTGCTGACGACCTTCTTCTCTTTTCTAAAGGCACTGATACTTCTATAATGTGGTTGTTAAGGGCCTTTGCTACCTTCTCAGCAGCCTCTGGGTTAAGCCTCAACAAAGAGAAAACTGAAATTTACTTCAATGGTGTTCAACCTCAGACTGTGGATGCTATTTTGCAGGTCTCTGGATTTAAGAAGGGGTCCCTTCCCTTCAAGTATCTGGGGGTCCCTATCTCATCTAAGAAGCTCACTAAAACTGAGGGAAGGAAACTTATGGATAAAATCACTACTAGGATTAGATCTTGGGGGGCTAACCATCTGTCTTATGCTG GATTGATAGTCTGTGTAGGAATGTTTTGTGGAGGGGGTAAGGATTCTTATTTACGTGCCCCTGCAGTGAGTTGGGATAAATGTTGTCTGCCCAAATCAGAAGGCGGTTTGGGGATTAAGCATTCAAAGAATTGGAACAAGGCATTGCTTGGGAA TTGGTCTTGGAAAAAAATTGCACATCTTATGAGCATTTTTAGGCCTGCATACTCTGATGATTGCGGGATGGGTAAGCAGCTTGACTATACTGTTAATGAGGGCTACAACTGGTTAAGGGGCTCTAATCCCGAAGTCAGTTGGTGGAGAGTGTTCTGGAACTCTATGAATGTCCCTAAAACTTCCTTTATTTATTGGGCTGTTGTTCTAGGCAGATTACTTACTAAAGACCGTCTTGTTCGTATGGGAGGTGCCTCTGATCTGAGCTGTTTTCTTTGTCACAGCCACGATGAATCTCATGACCATCTCTTTTTTGATTGCTTATATAGTAACAGATGTGTGCAGCTGCTGCAGCAAAAGCTTCAATTTTACTTTGATCCTCGTGGACTTGTCAACTGGAACAGAAGACGAAGAAGGAATAGCCTGTTGATGAGAAGGATTACTTGTGCTTGCTATATTCAGTTGGTTTATCTTATATGGCAGGAACGTAACAAAGCAAGATTGTACTTTAAAGTTACCCATCCTGGCATTATTGTTAAACAAGGAATTCAATCTGTGTGCACTCGGTTCAGGACTAGAAACAAAGCTGCCATTACCAGAGACGATGAAGTTTGGCTCCGCCATTTGACACAGTAG